Proteins found in one Rhodovulum sp. MB263 genomic segment:
- a CDS encoding TrkH family potassium uptake protein, translating to MLTYAALIAAGTVLLKLPLARTVAMSWSDLAFTATSAVTVTGLAVRDTGSDFTLFGQAVILVLIQLGGLGLMTFAVLILTMLGLPVGITHRQYLREDLNQTSMSGLIRLTKTILRFVLVCEAVGAALLAVVFVPEFGWGAGLWASVFHAVSAFNNAGFALYPDSLSAWVGHPVVNLTVPALLILGGLGFTVIADMQRRTGWRGYTVHTKLMLVGTLALLVWSTVTFAVLEWHNPATLGQFDRVSIRLWASWFQAATTRTAGFNTVDIGGLTQATTLIFMTLMLVGAGSTSTGGGIKVTTFIVLLLATYSFFRRHTAIDVFGRRLGAEQIMKVLALSMVSMLTVLVALFLLMLFHEGDFLDIAFETVSAFGTVGLSRGITGDLDTGGRAVLMLVMFLGRVGPLTLGFLLAVRRPRRVSYPAGTVYLG from the coding sequence ATGCTGACCTATGCCGCGCTGATCGCGGCGGGCACGGTCCTGCTGAAACTGCCACTGGCCCGGACCGTGGCGATGAGCTGGTCGGACCTGGCCTTCACCGCGACCTCGGCCGTGACCGTGACCGGGCTTGCGGTCCGCGATACCGGATCGGACTTCACCCTGTTCGGCCAGGCCGTGATTCTGGTGCTGATCCAGCTGGGCGGGCTCGGGCTCATGACCTTCGCGGTCCTGATCCTGACCATGCTGGGCCTGCCGGTCGGCATCACCCATCGGCAATATCTGCGCGAGGACCTGAACCAGACCTCGATGAGCGGTCTGATCCGGCTGACGAAGACGATCCTGCGTTTCGTTCTGGTCTGCGAGGCGGTCGGCGCGGCTTTGCTGGCCGTGGTCTTCGTGCCCGAATTCGGCTGGGGGGCGGGGCTCTGGGCGAGTGTCTTTCACGCGGTCTCGGCCTTCAACAATGCGGGTTTCGCGCTTTACCCCGACAGCCTGTCGGCCTGGGTCGGGCATCCGGTGGTCAACCTGACGGTGCCCGCGCTGCTGATCCTCGGCGGGCTCGGCTTCACCGTGATTGCCGATATGCAGCGCCGGACCGGCTGGCGCGGCTACACCGTCCATACCAAGCTGATGCTGGTCGGCACGCTCGCGCTTCTGGTCTGGTCGACCGTGACCTTCGCCGTGCTCGAATGGCACAATCCCGCGACGCTGGGCCAGTTCGACCGGGTTTCGATCCGGCTCTGGGCCAGCTGGTTCCAGGCCGCAACCACCCGGACCGCGGGCTTCAACACCGTCGATATCGGCGGTCTGACCCAGGCCACGACCCTGATCTTCATGACCCTGATGCTGGTCGGCGCCGGGTCGACCTCGACCGGCGGCGGCATCAAGGTCACGACCTTCATCGTGCTGCTGCTCGCGACCTACAGCTTCTTCCGCCGCCATACCGCGATCGACGTCTTCGGACGGCGTCTCGGGGCCGAGCAGATCATGAAGGTGCTGGCCTTGTCGATGGTCAGCATGCTGACCGTTCTGGTCGCGCTTTTCTTGCTGATGCTGTTTCACGAGGGCGACTTCCTCGACATCGCCTTCGAGACGGTCTCGGCTTTCGGGACGGTGGGGCTGAGCCGCGGCATCACCGGCGATCTCGACACGGGCGGCCGCGCGGTTCTGATGCTGGTGATGTTTCTTGGCAGGGTCGGTCCGCTGACGCTGGGTTTCCTGCTGGCGGTTCGTCGTCCGCGCCGCGTCTCCTACCCGGCCGGAACGGTCTATCTGGGCTAG
- a CDS encoding TrkA family potassium uptake protein codes for MKRRTFAVIGLGTFGSTVASELARFGNPVMGIDLDEKIVGRYADVLSEAVIADGRDELALREAGVGNYDVALVAIGEDLEANILCSMNVKMLGVKTIWVKALSKTHHRILSKIGADRIVLPEHEVGQHIAQMLHNPLVRDYVSLGNGFHVVDLTVPEPLEGRAVGDVKLLSGYDLRALGAMREGEFLPCEGGELRLKTGDKLLVLGRRADLRRFGDDLLDEA; via the coding sequence GTGAAAAGACGTACCTTTGCCGTGATCGGTCTTGGCACTTTCGGCAGTACCGTGGCGAGCGAGCTTGCGCGGTTCGGCAACCCGGTGATGGGCATTGATCTCGACGAGAAGATCGTCGGCCGCTATGCAGACGTGCTGTCCGAGGCGGTGATCGCCGACGGCCGAGACGAGCTTGCCCTGCGCGAGGCCGGGGTCGGCAATTACGATGTCGCGCTGGTGGCCATCGGCGAGGATCTCGAGGCCAATATCCTCTGCTCGATGAACGTCAAGATGCTGGGCGTGAAGACGATCTGGGTGAAGGCATTGTCCAAGACCCATCACCGGATCCTGTCGAAGATCGGCGCCGACCGGATCGTGCTGCCCGAACACGAGGTCGGCCAGCATATCGCGCAGATGCTGCACAACCCGCTGGTGCGCGACTATGTCAGCCTCGGCAACGGGTTCCACGTGGTCGATCTGACCGTGCCGGAGCCGCTGGAGGGGCGGGCGGTCGGCGATGTCAAGCTGCTCTCGGGCTACGATCTGCGGGCGCTGGGGGCGATGCGCGAGGGCGAGTTCCTGCCCTGCGAAGGCGGCGAGCTGCGGCTCAAGACCGGCGACAAGCTTCTGGTTCTGGGTCGCCGTGCTGATCTGCGCCGCTTCGGCGACGACCTGCTGGACGAGGCCTGA
- a CDS encoding histidine phosphatase family protein: MRLILLRHGETLWNTEKRLQGHDNSPLSPRGIEQARAIVPRLRSLAPARVVTSDLGRVRQTAEIVGHADAPSDERLRELDMGEWTGLRKDALIAEKPDLYRAWRAGSYTPAGGEAWDDFVARITSALTHWLYAGQGDLLAIVHSGVVRVACFGFLGLKPAHLLPVTPGNLAIFDFEDVRGAAPPRLEAYNLGEFAPDTDVAD, encoded by the coding sequence ATGAGACTGATCCTCCTGCGCCACGGGGAAACCCTCTGGAACACCGAGAAGCGCCTGCAGGGGCACGACAATTCGCCCCTCTCGCCGCGCGGCATCGAGCAGGCCCGCGCCATCGTCCCGCGACTGCGCTCGCTGGCGCCGGCGCGGGTCGTGACCTCGGATCTCGGGCGGGTGCGGCAGACGGCCGAGATCGTCGGCCATGCCGATGCCCCCTCCGACGAACGGCTGCGCGAGCTAGACATGGGCGAGTGGACGGGGCTGCGCAAGGACGCGCTGATCGCGGAGAAGCCCGATCTCTACAGGGCCTGGCGCGCGGGCAGCTACACCCCCGCCGGGGGCGAGGCCTGGGACGATTTCGTCGCGCGGATCACCTCGGCCCTGACCCACTGGCTCTATGCCGGTCAGGGCGATCTGCTGGCGATCGTCCATAGCGGTGTCGTGCGCGTCGCCTGTTTCGGGTTTCTCGGGCTCAAGCCGGCACATTTGCTGCCGGTGACGCCGGGGAATCTGGCGATCTTCGATTTCGAGGATGTCCGGGGGGCGGCGCCGCCGCGCCTCGAGGCCTACAACCTTGGCGAATTCGCACCCGATACCGACGTCGCCGATTAG